In the genome of Armatimonadota bacterium, one region contains:
- a CDS encoding AAA family ATPase — MKQERNLPGIEAPGIYDIRRLPHADFKKHWQSIIVAPELKESLLCQAALNFTMRGRVGRNVVPLHGIILLTGKPGTGKTTLAKGLASETADLIKGNGLTFVEVEPHSLASSALGKTQRAVSDLFATSIAEIAMQGPTVVLLDEVETILVDRAKLSLDANPIDVHRATDAALVALDHLAEKHPNLLIIATSNFPQAIDGAFVSRCDVVFEVPLPDSQASHSILANTLDQLSNTYPELRGFTRRPQFAALAAKCVGLDGRQIRKLVAAACTFDKKTALNPGLLTEKDIERAALRALKDVRR, encoded by the coding sequence ATGAAACAAGAAAGAAACTTGCCGGGCATTGAGGCTCCGGGCATTTACGACATCAGGCGGCTGCCTCACGCCGACTTCAAGAAGCACTGGCAGTCTATTATTGTCGCGCCCGAGTTAAAGGAGTCTCTGCTATGCCAAGCTGCTCTCAATTTTACAATGCGTGGCCGAGTTGGTCGAAATGTGGTGCCTTTGCACGGGATCATACTTCTGACGGGAAAGCCAGGTACGGGGAAGACAACGCTAGCAAAGGGTTTGGCCTCCGAAACTGCCGACCTGATCAAAGGCAACGGTCTTACATTCGTGGAGGTTGAGCCTCACTCGCTTGCGAGCTCGGCTTTGGGCAAAACACAGCGCGCAGTGTCTGACCTGTTCGCGACGAGCATCGCTGAGATCGCCATGCAGGGGCCTACCGTTGTTTTGCTTGACGAGGTGGAGACTATCTTGGTTGACCGGGCAAAACTCAGCCTAGATGCCAACCCGATCGATGTTCATCGCGCTACCGATGCTGCGCTAGTGGCCCTCGATCATCTGGCGGAGAAGCATCCAAATCTGCTCATCATCGCAACGAGCAACTTTCCCCAGGCCATAGATGGTGCTTTCGTCTCGCGCTGCGACGTGGTTTTCGAAGTCCCTCTGCCTGATTCCCAGGCTTCTCACTCAATTTTGGCAAACACACTAGATCAGTTGTCAAACACCTATCCTGAGCTAAGGGGCTTCACTAGGCGACCACAATTTGCTGCACTGGCCGCCAAGTGCGTCGGCCTAGATGGAAGGCAGATCCGCAAACTTGTTGCTGCCGCCTGTACGTTCGACAAGAAGACCGCGCTAAATCCCGGTCTACTCACTGAGAAAGATATCGAGAGGGCTGCGTTGCGAGCGCTCAAGGACGTGCGACGATGA
- a CDS encoding excisionase family DNA-binding protein: protein MSPSSHQRSKELTGDQAVAIRQKEHLTVQEFAWLFSVSVRHIEYEAARGRIYFTRNGKLRRINRREIERYDAYLEKSTLSPQS from the coding sequence ATGAGTCCCTCAAGTCATCAGCGTTCCAAAGAACTGACGGGCGATCAGGCGGTTGCGATCCGTCAGAAGGAGCATTTGACCGTTCAGGAATTCGCGTGGCTGTTCTCTGTGTCCGTCCGTCACATTGAGTATGAAGCGGCCAGGGGCCGCATCTACTTCACCCGGAATGGAAAACTTCGGCGCATCAACCGACGCGAGATCGAGCGGTATGACGCTTATCTTGAAAAGTCCACCCTCTCGCCCCAATCTTAG
- a CDS encoding HORMA domain containing protein, with protein sequence MSATTVSVSTYTHSVTFVTDNILKTLKDIIVLSGLSPEKMTTDWHVLHSGISTWIHSGHLERVTLEVYNTSSDALIGRWDIDISYEWSGGNGRFWVDTDQIRNAIKKSGIWPSSAAYAIKVKNSSGEPYVAGWGDCNFRSTQGFVRQSLGTNVEHSGLGGSASYYRKVS encoded by the coding sequence ATGAGCGCAACCACTGTTTCTGTAAGCACCTATACACACTCTGTAACATTTGTCACCGATAACATTCTGAAAACGCTAAAGGACATCATCGTCTTGAGTGGTCTGAGCCCAGAAAAAATGACTACTGACTGGCATGTTCTGCATTCAGGTATTAGCACATGGATACATTCGGGGCACCTTGAGCGCGTGACACTTGAGGTCTACAATACGTCCTCGGACGCCCTGATCGGACGTTGGGATATTGACATTTCCTACGAGTGGTCGGGCGGAAATGGCCGCTTTTGGGTCGATACAGATCAAATTAGGAACGCCATCAAGAAGTCGGGCATCTGGCCATCTAGTGCCGCTTATGCCATTAAAGTCAAAAACAGTTCAGGCGAGCCTTACGTTGCGGGCTGGGGTGACTGCAATTTCCGTTCGACCCAAGGTTTTGTGCGTCAAAGCCTCGGCACTAATGTCGAACACAGTGGCCTCGGTGGTTCGGCGAGCTATTATAGGAAGGTTTCCTAG